A region of Polynucleobacter sp. JS-Mosq-20-D10 DNA encodes the following proteins:
- the glcF gene encoding glycolate oxidase subunit GlcF, translating to MQTQLAPQFANTPEGIEAARILGKCVHCGFCTATCPTYQLLGDELDGPRGRIYLIKQMAEGQAPTEKTRLHLDRCLTCRNCESTCPSGVQYGNLVDIGRKWAEENTPERPLGQRLTRWALKEGLTSPKLFNSAMAIGRLVRPLMPTGIQRKIPEAKNKALNTNTDPYARPQTSHSRKMLLLEGCVQPGMLPNINSATARVLDALKIQLIAAPNATCCGALRYHLNDQAGGLENAKQNIDAWWPQVEQGVEAIVMTASGCGVMVKDYGHLFSNDPQYAAKAKIISDLTKDISEILPALQEELVALVGADPKSGVVYHPPCTLQHGQQIRGKVEGLLAGIGIGVRLCADSHLCCGSAGTYSVTQPELSEQLRHNKLTHLNAACEESGAQVIVSGNIGCITHLQQDEIPVLHWIEIVDQLISQQTRTQE from the coding sequence ATGCAAACTCAACTCGCTCCCCAATTCGCCAATACTCCTGAGGGTATTGAAGCTGCCAGAATTCTTGGAAAATGTGTGCACTGCGGCTTCTGCACGGCTACATGCCCTACTTATCAATTACTTGGTGATGAACTCGACGGTCCTCGAGGTCGCATCTACCTCATCAAGCAAATGGCGGAAGGTCAAGCCCCTACTGAAAAAACACGTCTGCATTTGGATCGCTGCCTGACTTGCCGTAATTGTGAAAGCACTTGTCCAAGCGGCGTGCAATACGGCAACTTAGTCGATATTGGTCGCAAGTGGGCAGAAGAAAATACTCCCGAGCGCCCTCTTGGTCAGCGCCTCACTCGCTGGGCTCTGAAAGAGGGTTTAACTAGCCCTAAATTATTTAATTCCGCGATGGCTATTGGCCGCTTAGTTCGCCCACTCATGCCGACTGGTATCCAGCGCAAGATTCCGGAAGCTAAAAATAAAGCACTCAATACAAATACAGACCCCTATGCAAGACCACAGACTAGCCACTCACGTAAGATGCTATTGCTCGAGGGTTGTGTTCAACCTGGCATGCTGCCAAACATCAACTCAGCAACAGCACGTGTTTTAGATGCACTCAAGATACAGTTAATTGCTGCGCCCAACGCCACTTGCTGTGGTGCATTGCGTTACCACCTAAACGATCAAGCCGGCGGCCTAGAAAATGCCAAACAAAATATCGATGCCTGGTGGCCACAAGTTGAGCAAGGCGTTGAAGCTATTGTGATGACCGCTTCTGGTTGTGGCGTGATGGTCAAAGATTATGGTCATCTATTTTCGAATGATCCGCAATATGCCGCTAAAGCCAAGATCATCTCCGATCTCACTAAAGATATCTCAGAAATCTTGCCGGCGCTTCAGGAAGAGCTTGTTGCCCTAGTAGGTGCTGATCCAAAATCTGGTGTTGTTTATCACCCGCCTTGCACTCTACAACATGGCCAACAAATTCGCGGTAAGGTAGAGGGTCTTTTAGCTGGTATTGGCATTGGAGTGCGCTTATGTGCTGATAGCCATCTCTGCTGCGGCTCTGCGGGAACCTATTCAGTAACCCAGCCAGAACTCTCAGAACAATTACGTCATAACAAGTTGACCCACCTCAATGCCGCTTGCGAAGAGTCTGGTGCACAAGTCATTGTTTCCGGAAATATTGGCTGCATCACCCACCTTCAACAAGACGAGATTCCAGTCCTGCATTGGATCGAGATTGTTGACCAACTCATTAGCCAACAAACCCGAACCCAAGAATGA